The genomic interval TTCAATGATGGAATCTTTAGCTAGAAACTATTCAAGAAGCAATGAGATAGTTAGATTATTTGAAATAGGTAAAACTTATATTCCAAATTCAGATGAAAATGAATTACCAACTGAAAGAAATATATTAACAATTGGTATTTATGGACAATGCGATTACTTTGATTTAAAAGGAATAGTTGAAAACTTATTAGATTCATTAGGTCTTAAGAGCGCATCATTCAAGAGAATGAGTGAAAATCCAAGTTATCACCCAGGAAAAACTGCTGAGTTAATATTAGGTAGAACTTCACTAGGTGTTTTAGGAGAAATTCACCCAGATGTTAATGAAAACTACGGAGTAGATGTTCCTTGCTATGTTACTGAATTAGATTTAGATGCTATGTATAACTTCTCAAAAACAGAGAAAGCTTACAAACCATTACCTAAGTATCCAGCAATAACAAGAGATATAGCTTTACTTGTTGATGATGCAGTTCTAGTTCAAGAAATAGAAGATGCAATAAGAAAAGCTGGTGGTCAAGTAGTTGAAAAAGTTGAATTATTTGACGTTTATAAAGGTGCTCAAATACCAGAAGGTAAGAAGAGTATTGCATATGCTATAGCTTACAGAGATCCAAGCAAAACTTTAAAAGATAAAGATATAAATAAAGTTCATGATAAGATACTAAGAGCTTTAGAATATAAGCTAGGAGCTCAATTAAGAGAGCAATAATAGTTTTAAATATGTTATGTATATGTTAAAATGTACATAACATATTTTTTATTATGGAAGTAAGAGGTGTTTAAGGAAGTATGGCGACTGTTACGGTAACAATAAATGGAGTTGAATATAATTTAAAAGGCCATGAAGACGGAGAATATTTAAAAAAAGTAGCTGAATACGTAGAAGAAAAAACACAAGAGATGGCAACAAAAAATAATAAATTAAGTGCACTTGGAGTTTTATCTTTATCTGCATTAAACATAGCTGATGAATTATTTAAAGGAAACGATGAATATAATCAACTTATAGATTATTATGAAAAAGTAAAATCTGAATTAGAAAAGTCCAAAAAAGAAATAGAAGATCTTAAAGAACTAGAAGGAGAAAGTGTTTCTTTAAAGGAAAAACTAGATAAGATTACTTCAGAGAAAGAAGCCTTAGAAAAGAGTTTTAATGAATTAAAAGATAAAAAAGAAGAGATTGAGAAAAGCAGAGAAGAACTTAATAATAAATTTAATAAGCTAAATAGTGAAAATTCTAATTTAAAAGAAGAGCTTAAGAATACAAATAATAGAATGAATAATTCTAATGAGGAAATAGCTAATTTAAAGAAAGAAATTGAAAGATTAAAAAGTGAAAATAATAGTTTAAAATCAGCTAAGGATAAAAACTCACATGAAGTTGAAAAATTAAGTAAAGAACTTAAAGAGGTTAAATCAAATAATGCTGAGTTAAACAAAACTATAGAAATCTCAAGAAATAAAGAGAAAAACTTAAGTAATGAGATTAATAATTTAAAAAGTAAAAATAATAATGTGGAAAAAGAGCTTAGAGATCTTAAGGAAAAAAATAATAGCTTAAGCAGTATAGTTACTGAAGCTAAGAAAAACTTAGAACTATTAAATAAAGAGATTAATAGCTTAAAGGAAAGAAATAAGACTCAAAGAGAAGAAAATGAAAAGTTAACTTTAGAAGGAGAAAATCTAAAGATTAATTGCAAAGAAATAGAAGAAAAACTTGAAGGTTTAAATAAAGAAAATGGACAACTTAAAGAAACTTCAGAGCTTTTAAATAAAGAAAAAATTTGGATTAAAGATCAAAATAGTGGTTTAAAGAAGCAAATTTTAGAGTTAGAAGAAAATCTTCAATTAGCTTTAGAAGAAAAAGATGCTTTAGGTAAGAAGATTTCAGAGGATATGGAAGTTGAAATGAAAGCCTTAAAGGAAGAAGCTGAAGAAGTTAAGGCTGAAATGGAGATTTTAGAAGAGGAAGCTAAAAAGTTAAAAAGAGAAAAAGAACTTTTAATGGAGAATAATAAAGAGTTAAGACGTAACTGGCAAACAGCTAAGTATAAACTTTTAGATTTAGAGCAAAAATATTTAGATTCTCAAGTTAAGCTTGCCACTTCAAAAAAATCAAATAATGTTCTTTTAAAGAAAAAATAAAAGTGTATTTAGAGACTGTAAGAGATTTATGTGAAAATAAATTTTCTTACAGTCTTTTATAGTTTTAAATAAATTTATTATTTATATTAAGTAGTATATAAGACTTAATCTATCTTAAAATTCTTATAAGCTTAATTTAAAAGTAAGCTTTAATTACTAAATTGGGAAATAAAAAACTCCTTAAAAATTGTGTATCTTTATATAACTTACTTATTTATATAAAGATATAGTGAAAAATTAACTTTGATTTTAAATTTTACTTTTATATCAATTAAAAAATAAAATTATTTTTATAGGGGATATGAACATGGAATTAATTTTCTGTCCTTGAAGTAACAAGGAGTTAATTTTGTCTCTTCTAAGAATTTATAAAGTTTTTCGAAATTTCTACCTACATGCTCTATTTTGTGAGAATCTGAACCAAGGGTTATATATTTACCTCCAAGTTCTCTATAGTATGAATAGATTTCTACCATGTTTTTAAAGGAAGTTTCATCATCTAAACGAGTAGTATTAAGTTCAAGAACTTTATTTTTAGCTATTAGTGTTTTAAAAATAGCTTGGAATTTAGATTTAAAATCCTTAAGAGTCATTTCCTTATCATTATAAGTACTGTATCTACAAGGATAATCTATATGTCCTAAAGTATCAAAAATATCATAAAATTCTATGCATTTAAGCATATTATCAAGATATTCACCATAAACAACTTCTTTAGGTCTAGTATCTTGTTTTAGAAATCTAGAAAGAGTAACACCATTTATAGAATGAATAGAACCTATTATCATATCAAATTTATCTTTGTATTTTTCATAAAAGGCAAAGTTTTCATCTACATTGTTCATTGCAAGTCCAAGTTCTACACCTTGTTGCATATTTTCTCCTCTATATTTACTGTATTCCTTTAAATAACCTTCAATATCAAGTTCAGCAAATTGAGGGTGAGTTTTTAAATTATAATCTAAATGCTCTGTAGTTATTATTCCGAGATTATTTTTTTTAGCCTTCTCTAATATATCCTTAATTTTTAATTCAGAGTCAGCTGAAAATTCTGTATGTATGTGACAATCATAAAGCATTTTGTAACCTCCGCATAAATATTAGTATAATTTAATTTTATCATAACTTAGAAAAATATTAAGGGAAGCAAATTGCTTTAAGGTTTATTTAGTTATTATATTTAAGACTATCATAGGGATATTTTTGAATTTAACTTAGAAGTAAAAATAAATACTATAGTAGAATGAAGATTCTTCATTAAATTTACCTATGAATAAAATAACAAATATCTAACATAAATTTAGTGAGGAAATTTTATTAAATAAATTATTAATATATAAATTTTTGTTTTATAAGTTTTTAAATGAAAAGAGAAATAATGAAATGTAGAATTGTACTGTGTAATTGTGTATAATACAAAGTATTGAGTAAATTAACTAAGGAAAGACCTAGTTGAATTTTAGGAGAGATGAATTTTATGGAAAGAATAGAGTTACTAGCACCGGCAGGAAGTATGGAAAGTTTAATTGCTGCCATAAACAGAGGTGCTGATGCTATATATTTAGGAGGAAGCAAGTTTTCAGCAAGAGCTTATGCTTCTAACTTTGATAATGAAACAATGGAAAAGGCTGTGGATTATGCCCATACTTATGGCGTTAAGGTTTATGTTACAGTAAATACTTTAATTAAGGAAAATGAGTTTCAAGAAGCAGTAGATTACATAGGCGTTTTATATAAAATAGGAGTTGATGCTTTAATAATACAAGATGTAGGATTAGCTAAAAGAATAAGAGAGGTATATCCAGATTTTGAATTACACGCTTCAACTCAAATGAGCATACATAATGGAGAAGGAGCACTTTTCTTTAGAGAAAATGGATTTTTTAGAATTGTTTTATCAAGAGAACTTACTTTAGATGAAATTAAATATATTTCAAAGGACTTAGGAATAGAAACTGAGATATTTGTTCATGGAGCCTTATGTGTTTGCTATTCAGGACAATGTTTAATGAGTAGCTTAATAGGAGGAAGAAGTGGTAATAGAGGAAGATGTGCTCAAAGTTGTAGACTTCCATATACACTAATTAGAGAAAAAGATAAGAAAGAGACTAAAGGATTCCTTTTAAGTCCTAAGGATATTTGTACTATTGAAAATGTAGAGGACTTGATAAAAACAGGAACTAGCTCTTTAAAGGTTGAAGGAAGAATGAAGAGACCTGAGTATGTTGCTGGAGTTATAGAATCTTATAGAGAAGCTATAGATAATTCTTATAGAAATATTAAAAAGTCTCAAGAGGGAAATAAGCTTAAACTTAAAAAGTTATTTAATAGAGAAGGTTTTTCTACAGCATACATGTATAAAAATGTTGGGAAAGATATGATGGCTTTTAAAACTCCAAGAAATACAGGAGTTTTACTTGGAGAA from Clostridium perfringens carries:
- a CDS encoding cell division protein ZapA; this translates as MATVTVTINGVEYNLKGHEDGEYLKKVAEYVEEKTQEMATKNNKLSALGVLSLSALNIADELFKGNDEYNQLIDYYEKVKSELEKSKKEIEDLKELEGESVSLKEKLDKITSEKEALEKSFNELKDKKEEIEKSREELNNKFNKLNSENSNLKEELKNTNNRMNNSNEEIANLKKEIERLKSENNSLKSAKDKNSHEVEKLSKELKEVKSNNAELNKTIEISRNKEKNLSNEINNLKSKNNNVEKELRDLKEKNNSLSSIVTEAKKNLELLNKEINSLKERNKTQREENEKLTLEGENLKINCKEIEEKLEGLNKENGQLKETSELLNKEKIWIKDQNSGLKKQILELEENLQLALEEKDALGKKISEDMEVEMKALKEEAEEVKAEMEILEEEAKKLKREKELLMENNKELRRNWQTAKYKLLDLEQKYLDSQVKLATSKKSNNVLLKKK
- a CDS encoding histidinol phosphate phosphatase; translated protein: MLYDCHIHTEFSADSELKIKDILEKAKKNNLGIITTEHLDYNLKTHPQFAELDIEGYLKEYSKYRGENMQQGVELGLAMNNVDENFAFYEKYKDKFDMIIGSIHSINGVTLSRFLKQDTRPKEVVYGEYLDNMLKCIEFYDIFDTLGHIDYPCRYSTYNDKEMTLKDFKSKFQAIFKTLIAKNKVLELNTTRLDDETSFKNMVEIYSYYRELGGKYITLGSDSHKIEHVGRNFEKLYKFLEETKLTPCYFKDRKLIPCSYPL